A single genomic interval of Aedes aegypti strain LVP_AGWG chromosome 1, AaegL5.0 Primary Assembly, whole genome shotgun sequence harbors:
- the LOC110674119 gene encoding probable cytochrome P450 6a14 gives MGLYNTVLYLVLPIVWLLYTYFRRKYSYWADRNVPQVPGSLPLGSFNGMGTKYHFVDVLKRVYDTYHKTHKAIGMYLSVKPILFVSDLDLIKKILVKDFNSFRDRGMYYNEKDDPLSAHLFSIEGERWRFLRNKLSPTFTSGKIKYMYLTICEIGEEFLACFDKYLDRKEAVDIKPLAQRFTSDVISSVAFGLKTNALKNEGSELLNKGDSVFKPGRWETIRIFALLSYRDLAKKLGLRQFPRDVTDYFMDIIRGTVDHREKTNVMRQDFLQLLLKLKNKGTIEDHEEESKEKITLNELAAQAFLFFFAGFETTSTTVSFALFELANNAEVQEKTRLEVQRVLAKHGGHLTYDAIKEMTYLEQVVNETLRKHPPVGNLIRLANDPYRIDSLGTDIERDTMIMIPVHAIHNDPDIYPDPERFDPDRFTPEAINARHSHSFIPFGDGPRNCIGMRFALVEVKFGIAQLLTRLRFTVNEKTQFPIRYDPKSQFAEVEGGIWLNVERI, from the exons ATGGGATTATACAATACGGTGCTGTATTTGGTGCTGCCAATCGTTTGGCTGCTGTACACCTACTTCCGCCGGAAGTACTCGTACTGGGCGGACAGGAATGTCCCTCAAGTGCCGGGATCGCTACCGCTAGGATCCTTCAACGGCATGGGCACGAAGTACCACTTCGTCGATGTTCTGAAGCGGGTCTACGATACCTACCACAAGACCCACAAAGCCATCGGGATGTACCTCTCGGTGAAGCCGATTCTGTTCGTGTCCGATTTAGATCTGATCAAGAAGATCCTGGTGAAGGATTTCAACAGCTTTCGCGATCGAGGCATGTACTACAACGAGAAGGACGATCCCCTGTCGGCGCATCTGTTCTCGATCGAAGGCGAGAGGTGGCGCTTTTTGCGTAACAAGCTAAGTCCGACGTTCACTTCGGGCAAGATCAAGTACATGTACCTGACGATCTGCGAAATTGGCGAGGAATTCTTGGCGTGTTTCGATAAGTATTTGGACCGGAAGGAGGCGGTAGATATTAAGCCACTAGCCCAAAGGTTTACCAGTGATGTGATTTCTTCGGTGGCGTTTGGATTGAAGACGAACGCGTTGAAGAACGAGGGCTCGGAGTTGCTGAACAAGGGCGATTCGGTTTTCAAACCTGGACGTTGGGAGACGATTCGGATATTTGCGCTGTTGAGCTATCGTGACTTGGCGAAGAAGTTGGGATTGAGGCAGTTTCCTAGGGATGTTACGGACTACTTCATGGATATTATTCGGGGAACGGTGGATCACCGCGAGAAGACCAATGTGATGCGTCAGGACTTCTTGCAATTgctgctgaagttgaagaacaaGGGAACGATCGAGGATCATGAGGAGGAATCGAAGGAAAAAATCACACTGAACGAGTTGGCTGCTCAAGCTTTTCTGTTCTTCTTCGCCGGGTTCGAAACGACTTCGACGACCGTTTCGTTTGCTCTGTTCGAGCTGGCCAACAACGCAGAAGTGCAGGAAAAGACTCGCCTGGAAGTTCAACGCGTGTTGGCGAAGCACGGTGGACACCTCACGTACGATGCGATTAAGGAAATGACCTATCTGGAGCAGGTCGTCAACG AAACCCTTCGCAAGCATCCCCCAGTGGGCAACCTGATTCGGCTGGCCAACGATCCGTACCGTATCGACTCGCTCGGAACCGACATCGAACGGGACACCATGATCATGATTCCGGTTCATGCCATCCACAACGACCCGGACATCTACCCCGATCCGGAACGCTTCGATCCGGACCGGTTCACGCCGGAGGCGATCAACGCCCGTCATTCGCACAGTTTCATTCCGTTCGGAGATGGTCCACGGAATTGTATCGGGATGCGTTTTGCTCTGGTGGAGGTTAAGTTTGGAATTGCCCAGCTGTTGACAAGGTTGCGTTTTACTGTGAATGAGAAAACTCAGTTCCCGATTCGGTACGATCCCAAGTCACAGTTTGCCGAGGTGGAAGGTGGCATCTGGCTGAATGTGGAACGGATTTGA